One region of Myxocyprinus asiaticus isolate MX2 ecotype Aquarium Trade chromosome 38, UBuf_Myxa_2, whole genome shotgun sequence genomic DNA includes:
- the LOC127428538 gene encoding uncharacterized protein LOC127428538: MYVTVCVCVCVCVCVCLSLCVCVSLSLCVCVCLSLCVCVSLSVCVCVCVSLSVCVCVCVCVSVCVCVCVCVSVCVCVCVCLSVCVCVCVCVCVCVSVCVCVCLCVCVCVSLCVCVCLCVCVCVSLCVCLSVCVSLCVCVSLCASLCVCVRLCVCVCVSVCVCASLCVCARLCVCVRVSVCVCASLCVCVFLCVCVCLSVCVCVCVCVCASLCASLCVCVSVSVCSCLCVSVCLCVCVCVCVCVSLCVFVPLCVYLCVCVCVSVCLCVCLCVSLCVCVTVSVCVRAYVCVFVCVRMWGRRKFWQDK, encoded by the coding sequence ATGtatgtcactgtgtgtgtgtgcgtctgtgtgtgtgtttgtgtgtgtctctctctctgtgtgtgtgtgtctctctctctctgtgtgtgtgtgtgtctctctctctgtgtgtgtgtgtctctgtctgtgtgtgtgtgtgtgtgtgtgtctctgtctgtgtgtgtgtgtgtgtgtgtgtgtgtctctgtctgtgtgtgtgtgtgtgtgtgtgtctctgtctgtgtgtgtgtgtgtgtgtgtctgtctgtgtgtgtgtgtgtgtgtgtctgtgtgtgtgtgtgtgtctctgtgtgtgtgtgtgtgtgtctctgtgtgtgtgtgtgtgtgtctctgtgtgtgtgtgtgtgtctctgtgtgtgtgtgtgtgtctctctgtgtgtgtgtctctctgtgtgtgtgtctctctgtgtgtgtgtctctctgtgtgcgtctctgtgtgtgtgtgtgcgtctctgtgtgtgtgtgtgcgtctctgtgtgtgtgtgcgcgtctctgtgtgtgtgtgcgcgtctctgtgtgtgtgtgcgcgtctctgtgtgtgtgtgcgcgtctctgtgtgtgtgtgtctttctgtgtgtgtgtgtgtgtctctctgtgtgtgtgtgtgtgtgtgtgtgtgtgtgcgcgtctcTGTGTgcgtcactgtgtgtgtgtgtgtctgtgtctgtgtgttcatgcctctgtgtgtctgtgtgtttgtgtgtgtgtgtgtgtgtgtgtgtgtgtgtctcactgtgtgtgtttgtgcctctgtgtgtgtatctgtgtgtttgtgtgtgtgtatctgtgtgtttgtgtgtgtgcctctgtgtgtcactgtgtgtctgtgtgactgtgtctgtttgtgtgcgcgcatatgtctgtgtgtttgtgtgtgtgcgcatgtgggGCCGGAGAAAATTTTGGCAGGACAAGTAA